From a region of the Streptacidiphilus albus JL83 genome:
- a CDS encoding helix-turn-helix transcriptional regulator: MLETLGLTALAGAVYQAMLDNPGHGTADLADLCGMPLGQVHDCLEELAQLMLVRASSEHPGQMRAVTPEVGLTDMLARQEADLASRQAQLAASRAAVTRLVADRANTQASHGERLIGMDAIQARLELLMRNVTTECVGVHPGATQRPQDLAASREGNADAIARGITIKSLYQDATRNDPHTTAFAQWLLSLGSEVRTAPVLPQRLVIIDRTQALVPIDPTDTRKGALHITEPGIVGALFELFEQAWATAVPLGATRASDPETGLTDTERELLRLLGTGLTDDTAGQRLGISSRTVNRHMASIMERLGASSRFEAGIKAAQKGWL; this comes from the coding sequence ATGCTGGAAACACTGGGGCTGACCGCATTGGCCGGAGCCGTCTACCAGGCCATGCTCGACAATCCCGGTCACGGCACCGCGGACCTCGCCGACCTCTGCGGCATGCCCCTGGGCCAGGTCCACGACTGCCTTGAGGAACTGGCCCAGCTCATGCTGGTGCGCGCCTCCAGCGAGCATCCCGGGCAGATGCGCGCGGTCACCCCCGAGGTCGGTCTGACCGACATGCTCGCGCGGCAGGAGGCCGACCTGGCCTCCCGTCAGGCCCAGCTCGCCGCCTCCCGCGCCGCCGTCACCCGCCTGGTCGCCGACCGTGCCAACACCCAGGCCAGCCACGGCGAGCGACTGATCGGTATGGACGCCATCCAGGCCCGTCTGGAACTGCTGATGCGCAACGTCACCACCGAGTGCGTCGGCGTCCACCCCGGTGCCACCCAGCGTCCCCAGGACCTGGCCGCCAGCCGTGAGGGAAACGCCGACGCCATAGCGCGCGGCATCACCATCAAGTCCCTCTACCAGGACGCCACCCGCAACGACCCGCACACCACCGCCTTCGCCCAATGGCTACTCAGCCTGGGCAGTGAAGTCCGCACCGCCCCCGTCCTGCCGCAACGCCTGGTCATCATCGACCGCACCCAGGCCCTGGTGCCCATCGACCCGACCGACACCCGCAAGGGCGCCCTCCACATCACCGAACCCGGCATCGTCGGCGCCCTGTTCGAGCTCTTCGAGCAGGCCTGGGCCACCGCCGTCCCCCTTGGCGCCACCCGCGCCAGCGACCCCGAGACCGGCCTGACCGACACCGAACGCGAACTCCTGCGCCTCCTCGGTACCGGCCTCACCGACGACACCGCCGGACAGCGTCTGGGCATCTCCTCCCGCACCGTCAACCGACACATGGCCTCGATCATGGAACGCCTCGGCGCCAGCAGCCGCTTCGAAGCCGGCATCAAGGCCGCCCAGAAGGGCTGGCTCTGA
- a CDS encoding CHAP domain-containing protein — MSVLSAKFRRNGIATLVAAAAVTGLSVLPAHADTGSAVAQIAQANLGHGACDTNSAGGSGYESSCTGNGGSPELWCADFAKWVWQQDGVNVSGLTAAAGSFGQYNGGLTGTPAVGDAVVFDYNGAGSADHVAIVTQVNADGTIETVGGDENGTSGNWAATSAVHQDGPYSGALGYSSYMGMSISGYVAPIGGNGTGTGTPTSDPATTVHVFMVGSGNTLFNQDGNYAKGTWSALQSVPGGAAGVTKVAAASTGKVTRLYAIGSDNAVYTNDGDYATGSWGSWQKIPGAAGAREVTAVAVGNTVHLFYIGSNNTIYNTDGNYTTGSWSAVQAVPGGAAGVQNITATAQGNSVHLYFTGAGNTIYNLNADYTTGTWSSVMALPGNASGVQNLAVATVGSIDHLYYTGSGNTLFNQDGDYSKGTWTGVTTVPGGAAGVGSLSAAAIGSVVHLYFTGSDNTLYNIDANYGTGKWSSVYHIPGNAAGLGAIATSTN, encoded by the coding sequence GTGTCTGTTCTCAGTGCGAAGTTCCGCCGCAACGGCATTGCGACGCTGGTCGCGGCGGCCGCGGTGACCGGGTTGTCGGTGCTGCCGGCCCATGCCGACACCGGTTCGGCGGTCGCCCAGATCGCCCAGGCCAACCTGGGCCACGGGGCCTGCGACACCAACAGTGCCGGCGGGAGCGGCTACGAGTCCTCGTGCACCGGCAACGGCGGCAGCCCGGAGCTGTGGTGCGCGGACTTCGCCAAGTGGGTGTGGCAGCAGGACGGGGTGAACGTGAGCGGCCTGACCGCGGCGGCGGGCAGCTTCGGGCAGTACAACGGCGGCCTGACCGGGACCCCGGCCGTCGGCGACGCGGTCGTGTTCGACTACAACGGGGCCGGGTCCGCGGACCATGTCGCGATCGTCACCCAGGTCAACGCGGACGGCACCATCGAGACCGTCGGCGGCGACGAGAACGGCACCAGCGGGAACTGGGCCGCGACCTCGGCGGTCCACCAGGACGGGCCCTACAGCGGTGCGCTGGGCTACAGCTCCTACATGGGGATGAGCATCAGCGGCTACGTCGCGCCGATCGGCGGCAACGGGACCGGCACCGGGACGCCGACGTCCGACCCGGCCACCACCGTGCACGTGTTCATGGTCGGCTCGGGCAACACGCTGTTCAACCAGGACGGGAACTACGCCAAGGGCACGTGGTCCGCGCTGCAGAGCGTCCCGGGCGGGGCGGCGGGGGTCACCAAGGTCGCCGCCGCGAGCACCGGCAAGGTCACCCGGCTGTACGCGATCGGCTCGGACAACGCGGTCTACACCAACGACGGCGACTACGCGACGGGCAGCTGGGGCAGCTGGCAGAAGATCCCCGGTGCGGCCGGGGCGCGTGAGGTGACCGCCGTCGCGGTCGGCAACACCGTCCACCTGTTCTACATCGGGTCCAACAACACGATCTACAACACCGACGGGAACTACACCACCGGCAGCTGGTCCGCGGTCCAGGCCGTCCCGGGCGGTGCGGCCGGGGTGCAGAACATCACCGCCACCGCCCAGGGCAACTCGGTCCACCTGTACTTCACCGGCGCCGGGAACACCATCTACAACCTCAACGCCGACTACACCACCGGGACCTGGTCCTCGGTCATGGCGCTGCCCGGCAACGCCTCCGGGGTGCAGAACCTCGCCGTCGCCACCGTCGGCAGCATCGACCACCTCTACTACACCGGCTCCGGCAACACGCTGTTCAACCAGGACGGCGACTACTCCAAGGGCACCTGGACCGGCGTCACGACCGTGCCCGGCGGCGCGGCCGGCGTCGGGTCCCTCTCCGCCGCCGCGATCGGCAGCGTCGTCCACCTGTACTTCACCGGCTCCGACAACACCCTCTACAACATCGACGCCAACTACGGCACCGGCAAGTGGTCCAGCGTCTACCACATCCCCGGCAACGCCGCCGGCCTCGGCGCCATCGCCACCAGCACCAACTGA
- a CDS encoding RraA family protein, which translates to MSDSSAYREVPPTTLADLLGREQVMDIGVRPLWTPVPRLAGPAYTVQCPPGDNLMLHAAIYRAEPGSVIVVESGDVDYALAGGNVCAVAQRRGVAGFVVDGLVRDLGEVREAGFPVFGRGVIPIPGTKQALGALGGPVRCGGVLVQPGDIVVADEEGVVVVPAARQAEVLDAARARLAKEAAETLDAWEEQHRARIEKALSEQGFAG; encoded by the coding sequence ATGAGCGACAGCAGCGCCTACCGGGAGGTTCCGCCCACCACGCTCGCCGATCTCCTGGGGCGGGAGCAGGTCATGGACATCGGTGTCCGTCCGCTGTGGACTCCGGTGCCACGCCTGGCCGGTCCGGCGTACACCGTGCAGTGCCCGCCCGGTGACAACCTGATGCTGCATGCGGCGATCTACCGGGCGGAGCCGGGATCGGTGATCGTGGTCGAGTCGGGCGACGTGGACTACGCGTTGGCCGGCGGCAACGTGTGCGCCGTCGCCCAGCGCCGGGGGGTCGCGGGGTTCGTGGTCGACGGTCTCGTCCGGGACCTGGGCGAGGTCCGCGAGGCGGGTTTCCCGGTCTTCGGACGCGGGGTCATTCCCATTCCGGGGACCAAGCAGGCCCTCGGCGCGCTGGGCGGACCGGTGCGCTGCGGCGGGGTGCTGGTGCAACCCGGTGACATCGTGGTCGCCGACGAGGAGGGTGTCGTGGTCGTGCCCGCCGCCCGGCAGGCGGAGGTGCTGGACGCGGCCCGGGCCAGGCTCGCCAAGGAGGCCGCCGAGACCCTCGACGCCTGGGAGGAGCAGCACCGCGCCCGGATCGAGAAGGCGCTGAGCGAGCAGGGCTTCGCCGGCTGA
- a CDS encoding 4-hydroxybenzoate 3-monooxygenase encodes MVRERTTVVVVGGGPAGLTLAALLRRCDVPCIVLEVRSREHIDKRQRAGIVEYQVARMLEGWGLADRLLGDAPQDGCLELRVDGAPYVIGDNAIGGTLCPQQVLVRNLIDVLLDEGADLRFGAAEVALHGLTGEQPTVTYRDAEGELHEIGCDFVAGCDGYQGVSRVSVPEGVLDVTTHDHGGLTWLTVLADAAPPRHPLMAVSDLGFAAHFARGPGASRFYLQCGAAETVADWPEERIWEQLRHRLGDPGLSAGAVTETEVFAHRSVIHDPMSHGRLFLVGDAAHIISPLGGKGMNLALHDADAFARAVRDAVHRDDRAGLRDYSRVCLQRIWRAQEFSQWLLETTHAAGDFAQAGPFRRGLARARLDRLTDSATAGRLYAELMAGLT; translated from the coding sequence ATGGTGCGGGAGAGGACGACCGTCGTGGTCGTCGGCGGGGGACCGGCCGGACTGACCCTGGCCGCCCTGCTGCGACGCTGTGACGTGCCCTGCATCGTGCTGGAGGTGCGTTCCCGCGAGCACATCGACAAGCGGCAGCGGGCCGGCATCGTCGAGTACCAGGTGGCCCGGATGCTGGAGGGCTGGGGCCTCGCGGACCGGTTGCTCGGTGACGCGCCGCAGGACGGCTGCCTGGAGCTGCGGGTGGACGGCGCCCCGTACGTGATCGGCGACAACGCCATCGGCGGGACGCTGTGCCCGCAGCAGGTGCTGGTGCGCAACCTGATCGACGTGCTCCTGGACGAGGGCGCCGACCTGCGCTTCGGCGCGGCCGAGGTGGCCCTGCACGGCCTCACCGGCGAGCAGCCCACCGTCACCTACCGCGACGCCGAGGGTGAACTGCACGAGATCGGCTGCGACTTCGTCGCGGGCTGCGACGGCTACCAGGGCGTCAGCCGGGTCAGTGTCCCCGAGGGCGTCCTCGACGTGACCACCCACGACCACGGCGGCCTGACCTGGCTGACCGTCCTGGCCGACGCGGCGCCGCCCCGGCACCCGCTGATGGCCGTCAGCGACCTGGGCTTCGCCGCGCACTTCGCGCGCGGTCCGGGCGCGAGCCGCTTCTACCTCCAGTGCGGGGCGGCGGAGACGGTGGCCGACTGGCCGGAGGAGCGGATCTGGGAGCAGCTGCGCCACCGGCTCGGCGACCCCGGTCTGTCGGCCGGCGCTGTCACCGAGACCGAGGTCTTCGCCCACCGCAGCGTCATCCACGACCCGATGAGCCACGGCCGGCTGTTCCTGGTCGGCGACGCCGCCCACATCATCTCCCCGCTGGGCGGCAAGGGGATGAACCTCGCCCTCCACGACGCGGACGCCTTCGCCCGGGCCGTCCGCGACGCCGTCCACCGGGACGACCGGGCAGGACTGCGCGACTACTCCCGGGTCTGCCTCCAACGGATCTGGCGGGCCCAGGAGTTCTCGCAGTGGCTACTGGAGACCACGCACGCGGCCGGCGACTTCGCCCAGGCCGGCCCGTTCCGCCGGGGCCTGGCCCGCGCCCGGCTGGACCGGCTCACCGACTCGGCCACGGCCGGCCGCCTCTACGCCGAGTTGATGGCCGGCCTGACCTGA
- a CDS encoding M15 family metallopeptidase — MSTVHLGTTSRTCPPPAPVLIGDPRVARIPVDDNGEPLVPLDWMPGPATGAGRLVRAGLADRLAAAQEALPEGLRLRLSEGFRRSVDQQAIIDGYSAALRRTRPEADAAEIDRLTSRYVAPLAVAPHVAGAAVDLTLADAEGRELWLGCPLDATPEESDGACYFDAPDLDREARTHRELLRLVLAGSGLVNYPTEWWHWSFGDRYWAHRTGADRACYGPVPAGAEAA, encoded by the coding sequence ATGAGCACCGTCCACCTCGGCACCACATCCCGTACCTGCCCCCCGCCGGCACCGGTCCTGATCGGCGACCCGCGCGTCGCCCGGATCCCGGTCGACGACAACGGCGAGCCGCTGGTGCCGCTCGACTGGATGCCGGGCCCGGCCACGGGTGCCGGGCGGCTGGTCCGGGCCGGGCTCGCCGACCGGCTCGCGGCCGCGCAGGAGGCGCTGCCGGAGGGGCTGCGGCTCCGGCTCTCCGAGGGATTCCGCCGGTCCGTGGACCAGCAGGCCATCATCGACGGCTACTCGGCAGCACTGCGGCGGACCAGGCCGGAGGCCGACGCGGCCGAGATCGACCGGCTGACCAGCCGGTACGTCGCCCCGCTCGCCGTCGCCCCGCATGTCGCCGGCGCGGCCGTCGACCTGACCCTCGCCGACGCCGAGGGACGCGAACTCTGGCTCGGCTGCCCGCTGGACGCGACCCCGGAGGAGAGCGACGGCGCCTGCTACTTCGACGCCCCGGACCTCGACCGCGAGGCGCGGACGCACCGGGAACTGCTCCGGCTCGTGCTGGCCGGCAGCGGGCTGGTCAACTACCCGACCGAGTGGTGGCACTGGAGCTTCGGCGACCGCTACTGGGCGCACCGGACCGGTGCCGACCGGGCCTGCTACGGCCCGGTCCCGGCCGGGGCGGAGGCCGCGTGA
- the alr gene encoding alanine racemase, translating into MNALAATRDAGDPAVREALAGPRLHIDLGAVAANTRLLAGRAAALMAVVKADGFGHGAADVARTALAHGAVALGVATLAEGTALRAHGIAAPVLSWLNPVDADFDTALRARIELAVPGPAHLEAVVRAAASTGRRARVHLQVDTGMSRDGSDPAGWPELCRRARQAELIGLVQVVGVMSHLGCADTPGDPCTDAALEDFRAALGTVRAAGLRPRHRHLAATSATLTDPRTRFDLSRVGAGLVGIDPTGSTPLRPALTLTAPVVTVRTVPAGARVGYGHLGTTARRTHLALLPVGYADGLPRAASGRAEVLLRGRRCPVVGRISMDQLVVDTGDRPAEHGDTAVLFGPGGRGEPTVADWARWSGTIEHEVMTGLGSRLRRTVGRTAVPA; encoded by the coding sequence GTGAACGCGCTCGCCGCCACGCGGGACGCCGGCGACCCCGCCGTCCGCGAGGCGTTGGCCGGGCCCCGGCTGCACATCGACCTGGGGGCGGTGGCCGCCAACACCCGGTTGCTCGCCGGCCGTGCCGCCGCGCTGATGGCCGTGGTCAAGGCCGACGGCTTCGGTCACGGTGCCGCCGACGTGGCCCGCACCGCGCTGGCGCACGGCGCCGTCGCGCTCGGCGTGGCCACCCTGGCCGAGGGCACCGCACTGCGGGCCCACGGCATCGCCGCACCGGTCCTCAGCTGGCTCAATCCGGTGGACGCCGACTTCGACACCGCCCTGCGCGCCCGGATCGAGCTCGCGGTGCCGGGCCCGGCGCACCTGGAGGCCGTCGTCCGGGCCGCCGCGTCGACCGGGCGGCGGGCCCGGGTGCACCTGCAGGTGGACACCGGGATGTCCCGCGACGGCTCGGACCCGGCCGGCTGGCCGGAGCTCTGCCGACGCGCCCGGCAGGCCGAACTGATCGGCCTGGTCCAGGTGGTGGGCGTGATGAGCCACCTCGGCTGTGCGGACACCCCCGGCGACCCGTGCACCGACGCCGCACTGGAGGACTTCCGGGCCGCGCTCGGCACGGTGCGCGCGGCCGGGCTCCGGCCCCGCCACCGGCACCTCGCCGCGACCTCGGCCACCCTCACCGATCCGCGCACCCGCTTCGACCTGAGCCGGGTCGGCGCCGGACTGGTCGGCATCGACCCGACCGGCAGCACTCCGTTGCGGCCGGCGCTCACCCTCACCGCCCCGGTGGTGACCGTCCGCACGGTCCCGGCGGGAGCCAGGGTCGGCTACGGCCACCTCGGCACCACTGCCCGGCGCACCCACCTGGCGCTGCTGCCGGTCGGCTATGCCGACGGCCTGCCCCGGGCCGCCTCCGGCCGGGCGGAGGTGCTGCTGCGCGGCCGCCGGTGCCCGGTCGTCGGCCGGATCTCCATGGACCAGCTGGTCGTCGACACCGGCGACCGGCCGGCCGAGCACGGCGACACCGCCGTCCTCTTCGGCCCCGGCGGCCGGGGCGAACCCACGGTCGCGGACTGGGCCCGCTGGTCCGGCACGATCGAGCACGAGGTCATGACCGGCCTCGGGTCCCGGCTGCGCCGCACCGTCGGCCGCACGGCGGTCCCGGCATGA
- a CDS encoding D-alanine--D-alanine ligase family protein gives MADASTPPAGRIRVAVIGGGRNCEHAVSLASAASVRAALDPAAYDVLALTIGPDGRWHRGDGSGRPLGVTPVASLAAAVALLGDCDVVFPVVHGPHGEDGSLAALLDLAGLPYVGAGVRGGALAMDKWATKLVAADLGLAVAPGRLLTAASAPGLRPEQFPVVVKPVAAGSSHGVGLVRAAEELGPALAEALALDSRVLVEDFVTGREIDLAVLERPDGSLLVGPPLEIAVGEGGLFDTEQKYGGGARFLLPAALAEQERKELEEAALALFTALGCRGVARFDFFLTAGGPVLNEVNTMPGMTSESQVPKMFASVGLPYPALLDQLVRGALVGSDQR, from the coding sequence GTGGCCGACGCCTCCACCCCGCCCGCCGGTCGCATCCGGGTCGCCGTCATCGGCGGCGGCCGCAACTGCGAACACGCGGTCTCGCTCGCCTCCGCCGCCTCGGTCCGGGCCGCACTCGATCCGGCGGCTTACGACGTCCTCGCGCTCACCATCGGTCCGGACGGACGCTGGCACCGGGGCGACGGCTCGGGCCGACCGCTCGGCGTCACGCCGGTGGCGAGCCTGGCCGCCGCGGTGGCGCTGCTCGGTGACTGCGACGTGGTCTTCCCGGTCGTCCACGGCCCCCACGGCGAGGACGGCTCGCTCGCGGCGCTGCTCGACCTCGCCGGGCTGCCCTATGTCGGCGCCGGGGTCAGGGGCGGCGCGCTGGCGATGGACAAGTGGGCCACCAAGCTGGTCGCCGCCGACCTCGGCCTCGCCGTCGCACCGGGGCGGCTGCTCACCGCGGCGTCCGCGCCCGGACTGCGGCCGGAGCAGTTCCCGGTGGTGGTCAAGCCCGTCGCGGCGGGCTCCAGCCACGGGGTGGGACTGGTCCGCGCGGCCGAGGAGCTCGGCCCGGCCCTGGCGGAGGCGCTCGCCCTCGACAGCCGGGTCCTGGTCGAGGACTTCGTCACCGGGCGCGAGATCGACCTGGCGGTGCTGGAACGCCCCGACGGCAGCCTGCTGGTCGGACCGCCGCTGGAGATCGCGGTCGGCGAGGGCGGCCTGTTCGACACCGAGCAGAAGTACGGCGGCGGCGCGCGGTTCCTGCTCCCCGCCGCGCTGGCCGAGCAGGAGCGGAAGGAGCTGGAGGAGGCGGCGCTCGCCCTGTTCACCGCGCTCGGCTGCCGCGGCGTGGCCCGCTTCGACTTCTTCCTGACCGCCGGGGGACCGGTGCTGAACGAGGTCAACACCATGCCCGGGATGACCTCGGAGTCACAGGTCCCGAAGATGTTCGCCAGCGTCGGCCTGCCCTATCCCGCGCTGCTCGACCAACTGGTGCGCGGGGCGCTGGTCGGCTCCGACCAGCGGTGA
- a CDS encoding sensor histidine kinase, which translates to MSPDGTRSTWPAPAGPTGPWTLQSFLRTRGLDLVVGLGTGAFGLAESAGLTYRGSYLDLDVLLVVLLVSVSAGLFRALPGAALCLFWLAAVIQLSTGTFALQVELVAGLVAFGAARHGNATVLWLSGASLPFGMATALVVIRRFGIDTPIYLRVLRAEVVPLSLVGTSLLAVLGLPWLVGLLLRIRAKAARDQAEAEARRRRAETQRTHAQEIAALREGQARMARDVHDVVGHSLAVILVQAESAQFLSASDPAALRRTMENIAVSARQSLRDVREVLTSTSDETGPGALPSGSLDTLLDGVESAGNPLRSSVEGTPGALRPESEAVAFRVLQEMLTNALKHGRRGEPVVVLRHWGSGLRLEVTNAVAVDADGTGGADGGEFGGSGIDGMRRRLDSVGGRLAVGHRELPGTGPAFTATAWLPR; encoded by the coding sequence ATGAGCCCCGACGGGACCCGGTCGACGTGGCCGGCCCCGGCCGGTCCGACCGGGCCCTGGACGTTGCAGTCCTTCCTGCGGACCCGCGGGCTCGACCTGGTGGTCGGTCTTGGCACCGGCGCGTTCGGCCTGGCGGAGTCCGCCGGCCTCACGTACCGGGGCAGCTACCTCGACCTCGACGTCCTGCTGGTCGTCCTGCTGGTGTCGGTCTCGGCCGGGTTGTTCCGCGCCCTGCCCGGTGCCGCGCTCTGCCTCTTCTGGCTGGCGGCGGTGATCCAGTTGTCGACCGGCACGTTCGCGCTCCAGGTCGAGCTGGTGGCCGGGCTCGTGGCGTTCGGTGCCGCGCGGCACGGGAACGCCACCGTGCTGTGGCTCAGCGGGGCCTCGCTCCCGTTCGGCATGGCGACGGCCCTGGTGGTGATCCGCCGCTTCGGCATCGACACACCCATCTACCTGCGCGTGCTCAGGGCCGAGGTGGTCCCGCTGTCGTTGGTGGGCACCTCGCTGCTGGCGGTGCTGGGGCTGCCCTGGCTGGTCGGTCTGCTGCTGCGGATCCGCGCCAAGGCCGCCCGGGACCAGGCGGAGGCCGAGGCGCGGCGGCGGCGTGCCGAGACCCAGCGCACCCACGCCCAGGAGATAGCCGCCCTGCGCGAGGGCCAGGCCAGGATGGCCCGCGACGTCCACGACGTGGTCGGGCACTCGCTCGCGGTGATCCTGGTGCAGGCCGAGTCGGCCCAGTTCCTCTCCGCCTCGGACCCGGCCGCGCTGCGCCGGACGATGGAGAACATCGCCGTCTCGGCCCGCCAGTCGCTCCGCGACGTGCGCGAGGTGCTGACCAGCACCAGCGACGAGACCGGACCCGGCGCGCTGCCGTCCGGCAGCCTGGACACCCTGCTCGACGGGGTGGAGTCGGCGGGCAACCCGCTGCGCTCCTCCGTCGAGGGGACCCCGGGGGCGCTCCGGCCGGAGTCGGAGGCGGTCGCCTTCCGGGTGCTGCAGGAGATGCTGACCAACGCGCTCAAGCACGGCCGCCGGGGCGAACCGGTGGTCGTGCTGCGGCACTGGGGGTCGGGGCTGCGACTGGAGGTGACCAACGCCGTGGCCGTCGACGCGGACGGGACCGGCGGTGCCGACGGCGGGGAGTTCGGCGGGTCGGGGATCGACGGCATGCGGCGGCGGCTGGACTCGGTCGGTGGCCGGTTGGCGGTGGGCCACCGGGAGCTCCCGGGCACCGGCCCGGCCTTCACCGCCACCGCTTGGCTGCCGCGGTGA
- a CDS encoding response regulator: MDGADEPDAAEPIRVVIVDDQELFRAGVAVIVSAQEGMEVVGQAGEGRQAVRLVDELSPHVVLMDLRMPGMDGVEATRQILEPSRAAERRRPVRVVVLTTFNLDDRAATAIRYGASGFLLKDTTPAMLADAIRTVHAGIAVLAPEDLGALLEGRFRSRQPVPSAYETLTDKEREILAAVARGLSNAEIAQQVFASESTVKTHVGNILRKLDLRDRVQIVVFAHEHDLRG, encoded by the coding sequence ATGGACGGGGCCGACGAGCCGGACGCCGCGGAGCCGATCCGGGTGGTGATCGTCGACGACCAGGAGCTGTTCCGGGCCGGAGTCGCCGTGATCGTCTCCGCCCAGGAGGGCATGGAGGTGGTCGGCCAGGCGGGCGAGGGACGGCAGGCCGTCCGACTGGTCGACGAACTGAGCCCGCACGTGGTGCTGATGGACCTGCGGATGCCCGGGATGGACGGGGTGGAGGCGACCCGGCAGATCCTGGAGCCGTCCCGGGCGGCCGAGCGGCGGCGTCCGGTCCGGGTGGTCGTGCTGACCACCTTCAACCTGGACGACCGTGCCGCCACCGCGATCCGCTACGGCGCCAGCGGGTTCCTGCTCAAGGACACCACCCCGGCGATGCTCGCCGACGCGATCCGCACCGTCCACGCCGGCATCGCCGTGCTGGCGCCGGAGGACCTGGGCGCGCTGCTGGAGGGACGGTTCCGCTCCCGGCAGCCGGTGCCGTCGGCCTACGAAACGCTCACCGACAAGGAGCGGGAGATCCTGGCCGCCGTCGCCCGGGGGCTGAGCAACGCCGAGATCGCCCAGCAGGTCTTCGCCAGCGAGTCCACGGTGAAGACCCATGTCGGGAACATCCTGCGCAAACTCGACCTCCGCGACCGGGTGCAGATCGTGGTCTTCGCCCACGAGCACGACCTGCGCGGCTGA
- a CDS encoding Pls/PosA family non-ribosomal peptide synthetase, whose product MPLLTGLFAVSAAPAVAVLYLLIGHTRAYSSVFDRVIAASVPLALLTMGLYALLLVAVVRLASRRIRPGLHPARGRVAWCVWLVHNLMNSARSQLFPLYASLLTPIWLRLLGAKVGRGVEASTVLALPGLMRVDDHAFLADDTLVAPFEIRGGWLHLGRASVGKRSFVGNSGIVAPGRILPDDSLVGVLADTPAQAEPGGSWLGRPGFAVRRSPEQGDTARTYAPATGLVLARSAVETCRLLPVLVTVLLGDLLATGLQAAFDRYGLDGCAALAGLLMLALGVTACLITTAAKWLLLGRFREAQQPLWSSFVWRNELFDTFVEELAMPWLGGTLIGTPFLNTWLRSLGAKIGRGVWCETHWLPETDLVRVGDGATLNRGVVVQTHLFHDRLMRMETIDIGPGATVGPHSIVLLGSTLGAGATVGPSSLVMRGESLPDGSRWLGNPVARW is encoded by the coding sequence ATGCCGCTGCTCACCGGGCTGTTCGCGGTCTCGGCCGCACCGGCCGTGGCCGTCCTCTACCTGCTGATCGGACACACCCGCGCCTACAGCAGCGTCTTCGACCGGGTCATCGCCGCCTCCGTGCCGCTGGCGCTGCTCACCATGGGCCTCTACGCCCTGCTGCTCGTCGCCGTGGTCCGGCTGGCCTCACGCCGGATCAGGCCCGGCCTGCACCCCGCGCGGGGCCGGGTGGCCTGGTGCGTCTGGCTGGTCCACAACCTGATGAACTCCGCCCGCTCCCAGCTCTTCCCGCTCTACGCCAGCCTGCTGACACCGATCTGGCTGCGGCTGCTGGGCGCGAAGGTCGGCCGCGGAGTCGAGGCCTCCACCGTGCTGGCCCTGCCCGGACTGATGCGCGTCGACGACCACGCCTTCCTCGCCGACGACACCCTGGTCGCCCCCTTCGAGATTCGCGGCGGCTGGCTCCACCTGGGCCGTGCCAGCGTCGGCAAGCGCTCCTTCGTCGGCAACTCCGGCATCGTCGCCCCCGGCCGGATACTGCCGGACGACTCACTGGTCGGTGTGCTCGCCGACACTCCGGCCCAGGCCGAACCCGGCGGATCCTGGCTCGGCCGCCCCGGCTTCGCCGTACGGCGCAGCCCCGAGCAGGGCGACACCGCCCGTACCTACGCGCCTGCCACCGGACTGGTCCTGGCCCGTTCGGCGGTCGAGACCTGCCGGCTGCTGCCGGTGCTGGTGACCGTGCTGCTGGGCGACCTGCTCGCGACCGGCCTGCAGGCGGCCTTCGACAGGTACGGACTGGACGGCTGCGCGGCTCTGGCCGGACTGCTGATGCTGGCCCTCGGGGTAACGGCCTGCCTGATCACCACGGCCGCCAAGTGGCTGCTGCTCGGCCGGTTCCGCGAGGCGCAGCAGCCGCTGTGGAGCTCCTTCGTCTGGCGCAACGAGCTGTTCGACACCTTCGTCGAGGAGCTGGCCATGCCCTGGCTGGGCGGCACACTGATCGGCACCCCCTTCCTCAACACCTGGCTGCGCAGCCTGGGCGCGAAGATCGGCCGCGGGGTGTGGTGCGAGACCCACTGGCTGCCCGAGACCGACCTGGTCCGCGTCGGCGACGGCGCCACCCTCAACCGCGGCGTGGTGGTCCAGACCCACCTCTTCCACGACCGGCTGATGCGGATGGAGACCATCGACATCGGCCCCGGCGCCACCGTCGGACCGCACTCCATCGTGCTGCTCGGCTCCACCCTCGGCGCCGGCGCCACCGTCGGGCCCTCCTCGCTGGTGATGCGCGGCGAGTCGCTCCCTGACGGCAGCCGCTGGCTCGGCAACCCGGTGGCCCGCTGGTAG